In a single window of the Candidatus Margulisiibacteriota bacterium genome:
- a CDS encoding GIY-YIG nuclease family protein, whose protein sequence is MYSVYILQCADSTYYTGIALHAAERLAAHNSGQGAKYTRARLPARLVYQEDGYTKSAALKREKAIKSLPRAEKIKLLNGQRFLP, encoded by the coding sequence ATGTATTCCGTGTATATTTTGCAGTGCGCGGACAGCACTTATTACACGGGTATTGCTTTGCACGCGGCGGAGCGTCTCGCCGCGCACAATTCCGGACAGGGCGCTAAATACACCAGAGCGAGACTTCCGGCGCGTCTGGTTTATCAAGAAGATGGTTACACTAAAAGCGCGGCGCTCAAACGGGAAAAAGCGATCAAAAGTTTGCCGCGCGCGGAAAAAATAAAATTGCTAAACGGTCAGCGTTTCTTGCCGTGA